One region of Anas acuta chromosome Z, bAnaAcu1.1, whole genome shotgun sequence genomic DNA includes:
- the CETN3 gene encoding centrin-3 isoform X2, whose translation MSLSVRNELSVDKMKKKKRRELTEEQKQEIKDAFELFDTDKDRAINYHELKVAMRALGFDVKKADVLKILKDYDREATGKITFEDFNEVVTDWILDRDPHEEILKAFKLFDDDDSGKISLRNLRRVARELGENMSDEELRAMIEEFDKDGDGEINQEEFIAIMTGDI comes from the exons ATGAGCTTGTCCGTGAG GAATGAGCTTTCAGtggacaaaatgaaaaagaagaaaagaagagaactAACTGaggaacagaaacaagaaattaaagatGCCTTTGAGTTGTTTGATACAGACAAAGATAGAGCAATAAATTACCACGAattgaag gtGGCAATGAGAGCCTTGGGTTTTGATGTGAAAAAAGCTGATGTACTGAAAATACTTAAAGATTATGATCGAGAAGCAACAGGCAAGATCACTTTTGAAGATTTTAATGAAGTTG TGACAGACTGGATATTGGACAGAGATCCACATGAAGAAATACTCAAGGCATTCAAATTGTTCGATGATGATGACTCTGGTAAAATAAGTCTGAGAAACCTGCGTCGGGTTGCTAGAGAACTGGGTGAAAATATGTCCGATGAAGAACTACGGGCTATGATCGAAGAATTTGATAAAGACGGAGATGGAGAAA tcAATCAAGAAGAGTTCATTGCTATTATGACTGGAGACATTTAA
- the CETN3 gene encoding centrin-3 isoform X3, which produces MSLNELSVDKMKKKKRRELTEEQKQEIKDAFELFDTDKDRAINYHELKVAMRALGFDVKKADVLKILKDYDREATGKITFEDFNEVVTDWILDRDPHEEILKAFKLFDDDDSGKISLRNLRRVARELGENMSDEELRAMIEEFDKDGDGEINQEEFIAIMTGDI; this is translated from the exons ATGAGCTT GAATGAGCTTTCAGtggacaaaatgaaaaagaagaaaagaagagaactAACTGaggaacagaaacaagaaattaaagatGCCTTTGAGTTGTTTGATACAGACAAAGATAGAGCAATAAATTACCACGAattgaag gtGGCAATGAGAGCCTTGGGTTTTGATGTGAAAAAAGCTGATGTACTGAAAATACTTAAAGATTATGATCGAGAAGCAACAGGCAAGATCACTTTTGAAGATTTTAATGAAGTTG TGACAGACTGGATATTGGACAGAGATCCACATGAAGAAATACTCAAGGCATTCAAATTGTTCGATGATGATGACTCTGGTAAAATAAGTCTGAGAAACCTGCGTCGGGTTGCTAGAGAACTGGGTGAAAATATGTCCGATGAAGAACTACGGGCTATGATCGAAGAATTTGATAAAGACGGAGATGGAGAAA tcAATCAAGAAGAGTTCATTGCTATTATGACTGGAGACATTTAA
- the MBLAC2 gene encoding acyl-coenzyme A thioesterase MBLAC2, translated as MSALEWFAHKPLGGGIFWIQERFYESGNRANIWLVRGSQRDVVVDAGLGLRSLPDYLRAAGLLEGAGGRPLLAVATHVHFDHAGGLRHFEEVAVHSAEAAALLRGDNYEAVTWLWDREVARPPRPGWRARQFRVPPVRPSRLLQDGDVISLGDRQLTVMHMPGHSRGSICLHDREHKILFSGDVVYDGSMIDWLPYSKVSDYVASCQRLMELVDRGLVEKVLPGHFNIFGAERLYRLASNYISQAGFCHKVSTCAMRSLASIALRVTNSRGTSS; from the exons atgtcGGCGCTGGAGTGGTTCGCGCACAAGCCCCTGGGCGGCGGCATCTTCTGGATCCAGGAGCGCTTCTACGAGTCGGGCAACCGGGCCAACATCTGGCTGGTGCGGGGCTCGCAGCGCGACGTGGTGGTGGAcgccgggctggggctgcgcaGCCTGCCCGACTACCTGCGGGCTGCCGGGCTGCTGGAAGGGGCCGGCGGGCGGCCGCTGCTGGCCGTGGCCACCCACGTCCACTTCGACCACGCGGGCGGGCTGCGGCACTTCGAGGAGGTGGCGGTGCACAGCGCCGAGGCGGCCGCGCTGCTCCGCGGCGACAACTACGAGGCCGTCACCTGGCTGTGGGACCGCGAGGTGGCGCGGCCGCCGCGACCCGGATGGCGGGCACGGCAGTTCCGCGTCCCCCCCGTCAGGCCCAGCCGCCTGCTGCAGGACG GGGATGTGATCAGCCTTGGAGACCGACAGCTCACCGTCATGCACATGCCTGGCCATTCCAGAGGAAGTATTTGCTTACACGACCGAGAGCACAAGATTTTGTTCAGCGGAGACGTCGTGTACGACGGATCCATGATTGACTGGCTTCCCTACAGCAAAGTAAGTGACTACGTTGCAAGCTGCCAGCGCCTGATGGAGCTGGTGGACAGAGGTCTGGTGGAGAAGGTACTGCCTGGGCACTTCAACATATTCGGAGCAGAAAGGTTGTATCGCCTAGCTTCCAACTACATCTCCCAAGCTGGATTTTGTCACAAAGTGTCTACCTGTGCCATGAGATCCCTTGCAAGCATAGCGCTTCGTGTCACAAATTCCAGAGGCACTTCTTCCTGA
- the CETN3 gene encoding centrin-3 isoform X1, with protein MSSILFNRNELSVDKMKKKKRRELTEEQKQEIKDAFELFDTDKDRAINYHELKVAMRALGFDVKKADVLKILKDYDREATGKITFEDFNEVVTDWILDRDPHEEILKAFKLFDDDDSGKISLRNLRRVARELGENMSDEELRAMIEEFDKDGDGEINQEEFIAIMTGDI; from the exons ATGTCAAGCATTCTTTTCAACAG GAATGAGCTTTCAGtggacaaaatgaaaaagaagaaaagaagagaactAACTGaggaacagaaacaagaaattaaagatGCCTTTGAGTTGTTTGATACAGACAAAGATAGAGCAATAAATTACCACGAattgaag gtGGCAATGAGAGCCTTGGGTTTTGATGTGAAAAAAGCTGATGTACTGAAAATACTTAAAGATTATGATCGAGAAGCAACAGGCAAGATCACTTTTGAAGATTTTAATGAAGTTG TGACAGACTGGATATTGGACAGAGATCCACATGAAGAAATACTCAAGGCATTCAAATTGTTCGATGATGATGACTCTGGTAAAATAAGTCTGAGAAACCTGCGTCGGGTTGCTAGAGAACTGGGTGAAAATATGTCCGATGAAGAACTACGGGCTATGATCGAAGAATTTGATAAAGACGGAGATGGAGAAA tcAATCAAGAAGAGTTCATTGCTATTATGACTGGAGACATTTAA
- the CETN3 gene encoding centrin-3 isoform X4 — translation MKKKKRRELTEEQKQEIKDAFELFDTDKDRAINYHELKVAMRALGFDVKKADVLKILKDYDREATGKITFEDFNEVVTDWILDRDPHEEILKAFKLFDDDDSGKISLRNLRRVARELGENMSDEELRAMIEEFDKDGDGEINQEEFIAIMTGDI, via the exons atgaaaaagaagaaaagaagagaactAACTGaggaacagaaacaagaaattaaagatGCCTTTGAGTTGTTTGATACAGACAAAGATAGAGCAATAAATTACCACGAattgaag gtGGCAATGAGAGCCTTGGGTTTTGATGTGAAAAAAGCTGATGTACTGAAAATACTTAAAGATTATGATCGAGAAGCAACAGGCAAGATCACTTTTGAAGATTTTAATGAAGTTG TGACAGACTGGATATTGGACAGAGATCCACATGAAGAAATACTCAAGGCATTCAAATTGTTCGATGATGATGACTCTGGTAAAATAAGTCTGAGAAACCTGCGTCGGGTTGCTAGAGAACTGGGTGAAAATATGTCCGATGAAGAACTACGGGCTATGATCGAAGAATTTGATAAAGACGGAGATGGAGAAA tcAATCAAGAAGAGTTCATTGCTATTATGACTGGAGACATTTAA